The Thalassotalea sp. 273M-4 genome includes a region encoding these proteins:
- a CDS encoding GGDEF domain-containing protein, translating to MKMNSIYPSNVSKLMLFMTVLVLLSLLAKPALGQNTLRPINDIFEEAMALKSANHQKSYLLWYELKERQYELSSEQRLDLVYLQAYLQMMRGLHQRAIETHSNLTMVKDPNLALRAYSNMMSIDLLRRNYLGATKYLVPIVELLESRDVLKSEFINTALASLSSFYLRLGDYQSAYKYLQQLDMEQLDGRGTCLIQILITRTQIYLDIISSNDQLITDTIEQCHQVNEQVAKHGFINEIAYMYLNKQEFAQTIAFLTPFMEEVTAQKANNNSAEIFAFLSQALLAQGNEQLAYEYAVKGLEFSKNIAKYLPAKVAHETLYQLALKQGNDQLAYQRLQSLMSINNDYVTNQHYKTLALEQARRELNGLINTSSRIDTQAQLEQDIQSIRQKNHVIFSRYVFLERLIHLVLICLVLYQVRAIILGLKESKDVKKRLRYDYVTHAYTRKYFFNRVDELINEYQTRGLPFTFCLCNIDRFHQFNLLHGNDRGDKVLRDIITTLLNICPKNTLIGRLGGDEFAIVLPLKNIYHGSQIIAQCQQQIHTSEYLNNQLGRELSASFGVTDTIISGYNIDALLQDADQMLIKAKASGGNTIAVKKTEKENALATLPHKAFEN from the coding sequence ATGAAGATGAATTCTATTTACCCTAGTAATGTGAGTAAGTTAATGCTTTTTATGACGGTGTTAGTACTGCTTTCGTTGCTTGCTAAACCGGCCTTAGGACAAAATACATTACGACCAATAAATGATATTTTTGAGGAGGCTATGGCACTAAAAAGTGCGAATCATCAAAAAAGTTATTTATTATGGTATGAGTTAAAAGAAAGGCAATATGAGTTGAGTTCAGAGCAGCGACTCGATTTGGTGTACTTACAAGCCTACCTACAAATGATGCGTGGCCTGCATCAACGGGCGATTGAAACACACAGTAACCTGACCATGGTAAAAGATCCTAACCTCGCTTTAAGAGCATACTCAAATATGATGAGTATTGATCTTCTTAGACGAAATTACCTAGGTGCGACAAAATACCTTGTCCCAATTGTCGAATTACTGGAAAGCCGAGATGTACTTAAAAGTGAATTCATCAATACCGCTTTGGCTTCGCTTAGTAGTTTTTACCTGCGCCTTGGTGACTATCAAAGTGCCTATAAATATTTACAACAGCTTGATATGGAGCAGCTTGACGGTCGAGGTACGTGTTTAATTCAGATTCTTATTACCCGAACGCAAATCTATTTAGATATTATTTCATCTAATGATCAATTAATTACAGATACCATTGAACAATGTCATCAAGTCAATGAACAAGTGGCAAAACACGGCTTTATTAACGAAATTGCGTACATGTACCTCAACAAGCAGGAGTTTGCGCAAACCATTGCGTTTTTGACCCCATTTATGGAAGAAGTGACTGCCCAAAAAGCCAATAATAACAGCGCCGAAATTTTTGCGTTTTTGTCTCAAGCACTATTGGCCCAAGGAAATGAGCAACTCGCCTACGAATATGCCGTTAAAGGGCTAGAGTTTAGTAAAAACATTGCCAAGTATCTGCCTGCAAAAGTCGCCCATGAAACCTTATATCAGTTGGCCTTAAAGCAAGGCAATGACCAATTAGCGTATCAACGTTTGCAATCACTGATGTCGATAAACAATGACTATGTTACCAACCAACATTACAAAACCTTAGCACTAGAGCAAGCTAGAAGAGAACTAAACGGGTTAATAAACACCTCTTCTCGTATCGACACGCAAGCGCAATTAGAACAAGATATTCAATCGATACGACAAAAGAATCATGTAATTTTTAGCCGTTATGTATTTTTAGAGCGGCTGATTCACTTGGTTTTAATTTGTCTGGTGCTGTATCAAGTTAGGGCAATTATTTTAGGGTTAAAAGAGTCAAAAGACGTTAAAAAACGATTACGCTACGATTATGTCACCCACGCCTATACCCGAAAATATTTTTTTAACCGAGTCGACGAGCTAATAAACGAATATCAAACGCGTGGTTTACCGTTTACCTTTTGTCTTTGTAACATTGATCGCTTTCACCAATTTAATTTGTTGCATGGCAATGACAGGGGCGATAAAGTCCTTAGAGATATTATTACAACACTGCTAAATATTTGCCCTAAAAACACTTTGATAGGACGTTTAGGCGGGGATGAATTTGCCATTGTACTGCCACTTAAAAATATCTATCACGGCTCTCAAATTATTGCGCAATGCCAACAACAAATTCATACCAGTGAATATCTCAACAATCAACTTGGCCGTGAGTTATCGGCCAGCTTCGGGGTCACAGATACCATCATAAGCGGTTATAACATAGATGCGTTATTACAAGATGCCGACCAGATGCTCATTAAAGCCAAAGCCTCTGGTGGCAATACCATTGCCGTTAAAAAAACCGAAAAAGAGAACGCTCTAGCCACTTTGCCCCATAAAGCTTTCGAGAATTAA
- the ruvX gene encoding Holliday junction resolvase RuvX: MAKKGKEMGHRTLMGFDFGTRHIGIAIGQEITATASPLKAIKAKDGTPDWQQIETLIKEWQPDLLVVGLPLNMDGTEQPMSKRAKKFANRLTGRFGINNVLQDERLTTADAKAELFEYGGYRNLQKDNVDCHSAVLILESFMGQSG, from the coding sequence ATGGCCAAAAAAGGCAAAGAAATGGGTCATAGAACCCTTATGGGCTTTGATTTTGGTACCCGCCATATTGGTATAGCCATCGGTCAAGAGATCACCGCAACAGCATCACCTTTAAAAGCGATTAAAGCCAAAGACGGTACTCCAGATTGGCAACAAATAGAGACTTTAATTAAAGAATGGCAACCCGATTTGTTGGTGGTCGGTTTACCGTTAAATATGGACGGCACAGAACAACCAATGAGTAAGCGAGCGAAGAAGTTTGCCAACCGCTTAACCGGCCGTTTTGGGATTAACAATGTGCTTCAAGATGAGCGTTTGACCACCGCAGACGCTAAAGCTGAGCTGTTTGAATACGGCGGTTATCGAAACTTACAAAAAGACAATGTTGATTGTCACTCAGCCGTCTTAATTCTCGAAAGCTTTATGGGGCAAAGTGGCTAG
- a CDS encoding YqgE/AlgH family protein, whose protein sequence is MESLENQLLIAMPNLQDPYFHKTVTYICEHNDQGAMGLVINIPVRITLNELLLQIDGNKNDTSKLNQRVLAGGPVSPDRGFVLHNLQQGWESSLALNDEIMITTSKDILLSLGGDEAPQDFIVALGYAGWSSGQLEAEMQQNSWLNIPADKDILFNTPIELRWQRAAAKLGIDLGHLSSQVGHA, encoded by the coding sequence ATGGAAAGTTTAGAAAACCAATTGTTAATTGCGATGCCTAACTTGCAAGATCCGTATTTCCACAAAACGGTCACCTACATTTGTGAGCACAATGATCAAGGTGCGATGGGCTTAGTGATTAATATTCCAGTAAGAATTACCTTAAACGAATTACTTTTGCAAATTGATGGTAATAAAAACGATACCTCAAAGCTCAATCAACGGGTCCTTGCTGGTGGCCCCGTGTCGCCCGATCGTGGTTTTGTGTTACACAACTTGCAACAGGGCTGGGAAAGTTCACTGGCATTAAATGATGAAATCATGATCACCACCTCAAAAGATATTTTATTGTCGCTAGGTGGTGACGAGGCGCCGCAAGATTTTATTGTCGCGCTTGGATATGCCGGTTGGTCGTCTGGCCAATTAGAAGCCGAAATGCAGCAAAATTCGTGGCTAAATATCCCCGCCGATAAAGACATTTTGTTTAATACGCCTATCGAGTTGCGTTGGCAACGCGCCGCCGCCAAACTTGGCATTGATTTAGGCCACTTGTCTTCGCAAGTCGGGCATGCGTAA
- the gshB gene encoding glutathione synthase: MTIKLGVVMDPIEGVNVVKDSSMAMMLEAQQRGYQIYYMQMSDLYLLQGECRATAAKVTVYDDTEHWYDLEPVEDIAVADLDVVLMRKDPPFDTEYIYATYLLERAEQAGCLIVNKPQSLRDCNEKLFTAWFSNLTAKTLVTRKSDLIRAFHQQEKDVIIKPLDGMGGSSIFRMGPGEANTGVIIETLTAHGTQYAMVQEYLPEILEGDKRVLIVDGEPMPYCLARIPAQGETRGNLAAGGRGEARPLSASDRMIAETIGPELKKRGLFFVGLDIIGNKVTEINVTSPTCIREIEKAYPINISGKLMDAIEQQLAQKQG; the protein is encoded by the coding sequence ATGACAATTAAACTGGGTGTGGTCATGGACCCAATCGAAGGCGTAAATGTGGTTAAAGATTCGAGCATGGCAATGATGCTTGAAGCACAGCAACGTGGTTATCAGATTTACTACATGCAAATGAGCGACTTATATTTATTACAAGGTGAGTGTAGAGCAACCGCGGCGAAAGTGACCGTTTATGATGACACCGAACACTGGTACGATTTAGAACCGGTTGAAGATATTGCGGTAGCCGATTTAGACGTTGTTCTGATGCGCAAGGATCCGCCTTTTGATACCGAATACATTTATGCGACGTATCTGCTTGAGCGCGCAGAACAAGCCGGATGTTTGATTGTTAATAAACCGCAGAGCTTGCGAGATTGTAATGAAAAACTGTTTACGGCTTGGTTTTCGAACTTAACGGCCAAAACGCTCGTTACTCGAAAAAGTGATCTTATTCGCGCTTTTCATCAACAAGAAAAAGATGTGATCATCAAGCCTCTTGATGGTATGGGCGGTTCATCTATTTTTAGAATGGGACCGGGTGAAGCAAATACCGGGGTTATTATTGAAACCCTAACGGCTCATGGTACTCAGTATGCGATGGTGCAAGAATATTTGCCTGAAATTTTAGAGGGCGATAAGCGGGTATTAATTGTTGATGGTGAGCCGATGCCATACTGTCTGGCCAGAATCCCTGCCCAAGGGGAAACTCGAGGTAATTTAGCGGCTGGTGGGCGCGGGGAAGCACGCCCATTATCGGCCTCCGATCGAATGATCGCCGAAACCATTGGCCCAGAGCTTAAAAAACGCGGGTTATTTTTTGTCGGTCTCGATATTATCGGCAATAAAGTAACAGAAATTAATGTGACTAGTCCAACCTGTATCCGTGAAATAGAAAAAGCTTACCCGATTAATATTTCGGGGAAACTTATGGATGCCATTGAGCAACAATTAGCACAGAAACAGGGTTAA
- the rsmE gene encoding 16S rRNA (uracil(1498)-N(3))-methyltransferase: protein MSNPRIYQASEFTRDSLVTLSDDAFGHVVRVLRLKPGDHITLFNGDGCDYQARLVDVEKKRATAEITDINKVENESPLDIHLGQGISRGDRMDFTLQKSVELGVNTITPLFTERCGVKLNAERLDKKRQQWQKIVIAACEQSGRAKVPQVLAPLSLQEWTQQQTEALKINLHPRAKTSIMGLAQVTQKVRLLIGPEGGLTVEEIEQASDAGFVEVLMGPRVLRTETAALTAITALQCKFGDLV, encoded by the coding sequence ATGAGCAACCCAAGAATATATCAAGCCAGTGAATTTACCCGTGATAGCCTAGTAACGTTAAGCGATGATGCCTTTGGCCATGTGGTTAGGGTATTGCGACTCAAGCCTGGCGATCACATTACTTTATTTAATGGCGATGGTTGTGATTATCAAGCTCGCTTAGTTGACGTTGAAAAAAAACGGGCAACGGCTGAAATCACTGACATAAATAAGGTCGAAAACGAATCGCCATTAGACATTCACTTAGGGCAGGGGATTTCGCGGGGCGATCGCATGGATTTTACCTTGCAAAAGTCTGTCGAACTTGGCGTTAATACCATTACTCCCTTGTTTACTGAGCGTTGTGGGGTCAAGCTTAATGCCGAACGATTAGACAAAAAACGTCAACAGTGGCAAAAGATTGTGATTGCGGCGTGTGAGCAATCAGGACGGGCAAAGGTTCCACAAGTGTTAGCGCCATTGTCCTTACAAGAGTGGACGCAACAACAAACCGAAGCACTAAAAATTAATCTGCACCCGAGAGCTAAAACCTCAATTATGGGCTTGGCCCAGGTAACCCAAAAAGTACGCTTATTGATAGGGCCAGAAGGAGGCTTAACGGTTGAGGAAATCGAACAAGCCAGTGATGCTGGTTTTGTCGAGGTTCTGATGGGACCCAGAGTGCTACGTACCGAAACGGCCGCGTTAACCGCCATTACTGCATTGCAATGTAAATTTGGCGATTTGGTATAA
- the metK gene encoding methionine adenosyltransferase — protein sequence MSKHYFTSESVSEGHPDKIADQISDAVLDAIITQDKHARVACETMVKTGVAIISGEVTTEAWVDLESITRKVITDIGYTSSEVGFDGDTCGIMNLIGQQSPEIAQGVDRSKPEDQGAGDQGLMFGYATNETPTLMPAPLYYSHRLVERQAEMRKSGVLPWLRPDAKSQVTFIYENDKPVAIDAVVLSTQHNPEISQEDLHDAVMENIIKHTLPAELLNENTKYFINPTGRFVIGGPVGDCGLTGRKIIVDTYGGMARHGGGAFSGKDPSKVDRSAAYAGRYVAKNIVAAGLADRCEIQVSYAIGVAEPTSISIETFGTGKISEQALIDIVRDNFDLRPYGITKMLDLLHPMYQQTAAYGHFGREPYEMTVGDDTFTAFSWEKTDKADALRLAAGL from the coding sequence ATGTCGAAACATTATTTTACTTCCGAATCCGTATCTGAAGGTCATCCAGATAAAATTGCAGATCAGATTTCTGATGCGGTTTTAGATGCCATTATTACGCAAGACAAACATGCCCGAGTTGCATGTGAAACCATGGTTAAAACAGGTGTTGCTATTATTTCCGGTGAAGTTACTACCGAAGCCTGGGTTGATCTAGAAAGCATTACTCGTAAGGTCATTACCGATATTGGTTATACCTCATCAGAAGTCGGTTTTGATGGTGATACTTGTGGCATTATGAATTTAATTGGTCAACAATCACCAGAAATTGCTCAAGGTGTCGATCGCAGCAAACCTGAAGATCAAGGCGCGGGCGATCAGGGCTTAATGTTTGGTTATGCAACCAATGAAACCCCAACCTTAATGCCGGCACCATTGTACTACTCACACCGTTTGGTTGAGCGTCAAGCTGAAATGCGCAAATCTGGGGTATTACCTTGGTTACGTCCAGATGCTAAATCGCAAGTAACATTTATTTACGAAAACGATAAGCCTGTGGCGATTGATGCTGTTGTTTTGTCAACGCAGCATAACCCAGAAATTTCGCAAGAAGACTTACATGATGCGGTGATGGAAAACATCATTAAGCATACGTTACCAGCGGAATTACTGAACGAAAATACCAAATACTTTATCAACCCAACAGGTCGTTTTGTTATTGGTGGTCCGGTAGGCGATTGTGGTTTAACCGGTCGTAAGATCATTGTTGATACCTACGGTGGTATGGCTCGTCACGGTGGTGGTGCTTTCTCAGGTAAAGATCCATCAAAAGTTGACCGAAGCGCTGCCTATGCGGGTCGTTATGTGGCAAAAAATATTGTTGCGGCAGGCTTAGCCGATCGTTGTGAAATTCAGGTGTCTTACGCTATTGGTGTGGCCGAACCAACGTCTATTTCAATTGAAACCTTTGGTACCGGTAAAATTAGTGAGCAAGCATTAATTGATATCGTTCGTGATAACTTTGATTTACGTCCATACGGTATCACTAAGATGCTAGACTTATTGCATCCAATGTATCAACAAACCGCTGCCTATGGTCACTTTGGTCGTGAGCCATATGAAATGACCGTTGGTGATGATACGTTTACCGCCTTTAGCTGGGAAAAAACCGACAAAGCAGACGCGCTGCGTTTGGCTGCTGGTTTATAA
- a CDS encoding PilT/PilU family type 4a pilus ATPase translates to MYLHQLLKTMVERSASDLFITVKLQPSAKINGELTPIDTQVLTPETTLELVESAMTERQKKEFHQDKECNFALSLEDVGRFRISAFWQREMPGMVVRRIVTEIPDVDRMGLPSILKDLVMSKRGLLLFVGGTGTGKSTSMASLIGYRNHNARGHILTIEDPVEFVHEHDRSMITQREVGLDTESFDAALKSSLRQAPDVILIGEIRSREIMEHALSFAETGHLCIATLHANNANQAIDRIMHLVPAEQHGKLLFDLALNLRGVIAQQLVPTRDGRGRKAAIEILINSPYIAELIKKGKISEIKEVMSKSRELGMQTFDQALFDLYQSGHISYTDALHHADSPNDLRLMIKLKGNKEGGSTVTGMKGLTLDSLDSD, encoded by the coding sequence ATGTATTTGCATCAGTTGCTCAAGACCATGGTCGAGCGAAGCGCATCCGATTTATTCATCACGGTTAAATTACAGCCAAGTGCGAAAATCAACGGTGAATTAACCCCAATAGATACGCAAGTTTTGACTCCAGAAACCACGCTTGAGCTGGTTGAGAGTGCGATGACTGAGCGCCAAAAGAAAGAATTTCATCAAGACAAAGAGTGTAACTTTGCGCTATCGCTTGAAGATGTTGGGCGCTTTCGTATTTCGGCTTTTTGGCAACGCGAAATGCCGGGCATGGTTGTTCGTCGAATCGTTACCGAAATACCGGATGTTGACAGAATGGGGTTGCCTTCCATCTTAAAAGATTTGGTGATGAGTAAACGTGGCCTACTGCTGTTTGTTGGTGGTACCGGTACTGGTAAATCAACATCGATGGCGTCGTTAATCGGTTATCGAAACCATAATGCTCGTGGACATATTTTAACCATTGAAGATCCGGTTGAGTTTGTGCATGAACATGATCGTTCTATGATCACCCAGCGAGAAGTCGGTCTCGATACGGAATCTTTTGACGCCGCCCTAAAGAGTTCATTAAGACAAGCGCCTGATGTCATTCTTATTGGTGAAATCCGCTCAAGAGAAATCATGGAGCACGCTTTAAGTTTTGCTGAAACCGGTCATTTATGTATTGCGACTTTGCATGCTAATAATGCCAACCAAGCCATTGACCGAATTATGCATTTAGTTCCCGCAGAGCAACATGGTAAGTTGTTGTTTGACTTGGCATTAAATTTACGAGGCGTTATTGCTCAGCAATTGGTACCGACAAGGGATGGACGCGGGCGAAAAGCCGCTATTGAGATTTTAATTAACTCACCTTATATTGCCGAGCTGATCAAAAAAGGCAAAATCAGTGAAATTAAAGAAGTCATGAGTAAATCTCGAGAGCTTGGAATGCAGACATTCGATCAGGCTCTATTTGATTTATACCAAAGCGGGCATATCAGTTATACCGATGCGCTACATCATGCCGACTCACCAAACGATTTGCGCTTAATGATTAAGTTAAAAGGTAACAAAGAAGGCGGTAGCACCGTAACAGGAATGAAAGGGCTGACCCTTGATAGTCTAGATTCCGACTAA
- a CDS encoding type IV pilus twitching motility protein PilT translates to MDITELLAFSVEHNASDLHLSTGMPPAIRVDGDVRKVNVPALEDKEVNALVYDIMTDRQRKEYEENMEVDFSFEVPNLARFRVNAFNQNRGPAAVFRTIPSKILSLDDLGCPDIFRDISDNPRGLVLVTGPTGSGKSTTLAAMVDYINENKRHHILTIEDPIEFVHENKQSLVNQREVHRDTLSFNNALRSALREDPDVILVGEMRDLETIRLAMTAAETGHLVFGTLHTTSAPKTIDRIVDVFPAEEKSMVRSMLSESLRAVISQALIKKVGGGRVASHEIMIGVPAIRNLIREDKVAQMYSAIQTGMSHGMQTMDQCLQNLLSRGLITREDAMSKAQDKNQFSSY, encoded by the coding sequence ATGGACATTACCGAGTTACTAGCATTCAGTGTTGAGCACAATGCATCCGACCTACATTTATCGACGGGTATGCCACCGGCCATTCGGGTTGATGGTGATGTACGCAAAGTCAATGTACCGGCATTAGAAGACAAAGAAGTCAATGCCTTAGTGTATGACATTATGACCGATCGACAACGAAAAGAATACGAAGAAAACATGGAAGTGGATTTCTCTTTCGAAGTACCGAATCTTGCTCGTTTCAGGGTCAATGCGTTTAACCAAAACCGTGGTCCGGCCGCTGTATTTCGTACCATTCCAAGTAAGATCTTATCATTAGATGATTTAGGCTGTCCCGATATATTTCGTGATATTTCCGATAACCCGCGTGGACTTGTGTTAGTTACCGGGCCAACGGGTTCTGGTAAATCAACGACCCTCGCGGCGATGGTGGATTACATCAATGAAAATAAACGCCACCATATTTTAACCATTGAAGATCCTATTGAATTTGTTCACGAAAACAAACAATCACTGGTTAACCAACGTGAAGTGCATCGTGATACCTTAAGTTTTAACAACGCCTTGCGTTCGGCCTTACGTGAAGATCCCGATGTTATCCTTGTTGGTGAGATGCGTGACTTGGAAACCATTCGCTTAGCGATGACCGCCGCCGAAACGGGTCACTTGGTATTTGGTACTTTGCATACAACCTCGGCGCCAAAAACCATAGACCGTATTGTGGATGTATTCCCAGCAGAAGAAAAATCGATGGTGCGTTCCATGTTATCTGAATCTTTGCGTGCGGTAATATCGCAAGCCTTGATCAAAAAAGTGGGTGGTGGCCGTGTTGCATCGCATGAAATTATGATCGGGGTTCCAGCGATTCGTAACCTTATTCGTGAAGATAAAGTGGCACAAATGTATTCAGCCATTCAAACCGGTATGTCGCATGGGATGCAAACGATGGATCAATGCTTACAAAACTTGCTTAGCCGAGGGCTTATCACCCGTGAAGATGCGATGAGCAAAGCGCAAGATAAGAATCAGTTCTCGTCGTACTAA
- a CDS encoding YggS family pyridoxal phosphate-dependent enzyme: protein MMNIAQNLSRIHAQIESACNIANRPLGSVNLLAVSKTKPIELITQAYAAGQRHFGENYIQEAVEKAQQLAHLNDICWHFIGPIQSNKTKLIAEHMDWVHSIDREKIAKRLNDQRNHNITPLNVCLQVNISGEESKSGVDIDQLDELAEFVATCPHLVLRGLMAIPAKGCDQTTRDNFNQMATLFQRLKRVYPSMDTLSMGMSNDLDLAIECGSTMIRVGTAIFGTRD from the coding sequence ATGATGAATATTGCTCAAAACCTTTCACGCATTCATGCGCAAATAGAATCCGCATGCAATATTGCTAATCGCCCACTGGGTTCTGTTAATTTGTTAGCAGTCAGTAAGACGAAACCAATAGAGTTAATCACTCAGGCGTATGCCGCAGGCCAACGTCACTTTGGCGAAAATTATATTCAAGAAGCGGTTGAAAAAGCCCAACAGCTCGCCCATTTAAATGACATCTGCTGGCACTTTATTGGCCCAATTCAATCGAATAAAACCAAGCTCATTGCCGAGCATATGGACTGGGTTCACAGCATCGACCGTGAAAAAATTGCCAAACGTTTAAATGATCAACGTAATCATAACATTACCCCTCTAAACGTTTGTTTACAAGTCAATATTAGTGGGGAAGAGAGCAAATCTGGGGTAGATATTGACCAACTGGATGAGTTAGCGGAATTTGTCGCCACTTGTCCACACTTGGTTTTGCGCGGATTAATGGCCATACCCGCCAAAGGCTGCGATCAAACGACCCGAGATAACTTTAACCAAATGGCGACTTTGTTTCAGCGCTTAAAGCGCGTTTATCCTAGTATGGACACGCTTTCTATGGGAATGAGCAACGATTTAGACTTGGCCATTGAATGCGGTTCGACCATGATTCGAGTAGGTACCGCAATTTTTGGTACCCGAGATTGA
- the proC gene encoding pyrroline-5-carboxylate reductase: MKRVAFIGAGNMSRCILVGMVNNGFDPNSIIVSNPSAPKRLALQQQYGVLQTDDNIEAATFADVIFLSVKPHLIKQVCAQIKSAMDIRHKCFISVAAGVSLEQMHSVLGQEAHIIRCMPNTPSQLGFGMSGMYAPSHIDADYKAFADQALSSVGKVLWLETEDKIDDLITVSGSGPAYFFAFMEAMQQQAIRFGFDPKTARTLVEQTALGAAQMVVQNSDEIATLRENVTSKGGTTQAALNQFEQGGLAELVTQAMEKCKARAKEMTQSNNS; the protein is encoded by the coding sequence ATGAAAAGAGTAGCATTTATTGGCGCTGGTAATATGAGTCGCTGTATTTTAGTGGGCATGGTCAACAATGGCTTTGATCCTAATAGCATTATTGTCAGTAACCCAAGTGCACCAAAACGTTTGGCCTTGCAACAACAATACGGCGTGTTGCAAACGGACGATAATATCGAAGCAGCAACCTTTGCTGACGTTATTTTTTTGTCGGTAAAGCCGCATTTAATCAAACAGGTTTGTGCACAAATAAAGTCCGCCATGGACATTCGCCATAAATGCTTTATTTCGGTTGCCGCTGGGGTGTCATTAGAACAGATGCATTCGGTCCTAGGCCAAGAGGCACACATTATTCGTTGTATGCCAAATACACCATCACAATTAGGATTTGGGATGAGTGGAATGTATGCCCCGTCACATATTGATGCCGACTATAAGGCCTTTGCAGACCAAGCGCTAAGCAGTGTTGGCAAGGTGCTATGGCTGGAAACAGAAGACAAAATTGACGACTTAATTACCGTTTCAGGCTCTGGCCCAGCGTATTTCTTTGCGTTTATGGAAGCGATGCAGCAACAAGCCATCCGCTTTGGTTTTGACCCTAAAACCGCTCGCACCTTAGTCGAGCAAACAGCCTTAGGCGCAGCTCAAATGGTGGTCCAAAATAGCGATGAAATCGCAACCTTAAGAGAAAACGTTACCTCTAAAGGCGGTACAACCCAAGCCGCACTGAATCAATTTGAGCAAGGTGGCTTAGCCGAATTAGTGACTCAGGCGATGGAAAAATGCAAAGCCCGAGCCAAAGAAATGACACAAAGTAACAATTCTTAA
- a CDS encoding YggT family protein, which produces MEAVIYLLNFAFGAYVMLLVLRVWLQAVRADFYNPFSQFVVKATNPVVVPFRRFIPGFAGLDIATLLVAFIIACSKYAVLTAVQGAGIDVVSILFIGLLFLIKQAGTLLFMIMLIMALMSWVVQSPSPVQYVFHQLTEPFLRPIRKILPDLGGIDLSVLVAFLILNVINILITSVIPVWAYI; this is translated from the coding sequence ATGGAAGCTGTGATTTACCTTTTAAATTTTGCCTTTGGTGCCTATGTGATGCTGTTGGTGCTTAGGGTGTGGCTACAAGCGGTTCGTGCTGACTTTTACAACCCTTTTAGTCAATTTGTGGTAAAAGCAACAAATCCTGTTGTGGTTCCATTTCGTCGCTTTATTCCTGGTTTTGCAGGGCTTGATATCGCCACCCTTTTGGTCGCGTTTATCATCGCCTGTTCAAAGTATGCCGTCTTAACGGCGGTGCAAGGAGCGGGCATCGATGTCGTTAGTATTTTGTTTATTGGTTTGCTTTTTTTAATTAAGCAAGCTGGTACCTTATTATTTATGATCATGCTGATCATGGCATTAATGAGCTGGGTGGTGCAATCACCATCTCCCGTGCAATATGTATTTCATCAATTAACCGAGCCTTTTTTACGCCCTATTCGCAAAATATTACCCGATTTAGGCGGCATTGATTTATCGGTACTGGTGGCATTTTTGATCCTTAACGTGATAAATATTTTGATCACCAGTGTCATTCCGGTCTGGGCATACATTTAA
- a CDS encoding DUF4426 domain-containing protein, translating to MKEFDGLEVHYIGLSTSILQPNIAKNYGIERSRYTGFVNISVLDSTKPDKPAKKVALAGYATNLVGQRIPLEFDQIIEGKAIYYIALVDYPNDETYNFNIRIFDQGKEHLLKFSQKFYVNP from the coding sequence ATGAAAGAATTCGACGGTCTTGAAGTTCATTACATTGGTTTATCAACCTCTATATTGCAACCCAATATCGCCAAAAACTATGGCATTGAACGCAGTCGTTACACTGGCTTTGTCAATATATCGGTGCTTGATAGTACCAAACCTGACAAACCAGCGAAAAAAGTCGCGTTAGCAGGTTACGCAACCAACTTAGTTGGCCAACGTATTCCTCTAGAATTTGACCAAATAATTGAAGGCAAAGCGATTTACTATATCGCCCTTGTCGACTACCCAAATGACGAAACATACAACTTTAACATTCGTATTTTTGATCAGGGTAAAGAGCATTTGTTAAAATTTAGCCAGAAGTTTTACGTGAATCCATAG